TGTACAACGGCCGTGGTATCAGTTGAGGGGGTAGGAAGCGATTGAGGAGAACACTATCTCATTTCGTGGCGTCTCTACTCGAGCGCTCATAATACGCGGGCGGTCGAATGAGCATGACTGATACCTGTGCGCTCGTCGATTTCGAACTCGTAAAACCCGGTTTCGCCCTGCTCGCTCGCCGTCTGGATCAGTTCCGGTTGCCACGCCGGGAGTTGTGTCGCTGAGAGGTCAGACGATTCCTCTTCCGACAGCCGTCGAATCGTCCCTTCGAGGAAGACGCTTCGCCAGTGAAACATCGTCTCGGCGTTGTAGACCAGGAAACTACAGACGTCGGAACGGTCCGCGAGCTCCGCTTTTCGACTCTGTCCTTCCACGAGGAACGAGAAGTAGAGGCTCGCTCCCCCGTCGTACCCGAACGACATGGGGAGGAGATACGGCGCTCCCGGCGTGGAGAGTCCGAGAATGCCCACGTTCCGAATCGAGAGAAACCGCTCGATGGCTTCGTCGTCCATCCGTTCGATTCCGTACGTATCGAGTTCGTCGACGGTCATCCCGACTCGGGGTACGTTTCCAACCTCCATAAACCGAACACGGAAATTGGTGTATAACGAACGCCGGGCGGCCTCGGTGAACCGGAAGAACCACCAGACGAAGGGGAGGCGTGGAATATTTCTATCTTGACATCCTCCCCGTGCTAAAGGGCGACGGTTCCCCAAAACGGTATTCAAGTGCGCGTTTCCTCGGAGTATAAGTATGCTTTCCCGTGACCCGTTAATAGTCGCCATCGTGTTGTAACCAATAGTGGGCTTTTCAGCGCGTGTATCCCTTGACTACCGCCTCGCGAATACCCTCGCTTGGTTCGACCCCATCCACGCCATAGACACCCGGAACCTTCCCATTCTGATAGGTAAGATCATGTTGAATTTTAGAAGATATAAGTGCTACGAAACCACGGAAACGAACTTGATACTCGGAATCGAACGTCGAAGTAACGGCTCGCCGCCATGGATACCATCGTTACACCAACAGCAGAGCATCTCGACCTCGACGCCGCACGACTGGATCCGCATCCACAGAACGAGTATAGACTGTTTCCCGACGGCGAGGTGTACGTCCAGCTCGAATCGGTGGCCGAAACCGAATCCGCGCTAGGTCATCGACGACGTCGACATCTTCGCGCGGACCTCGCCTGATCAAAAGACGCGCATCCTGCAGACGTTACAGGAAGGCGGACACACGGTGGCGATGACCGGCGACGGCGTCAACGATGCGCCGGCGGTGAAGAACGCGGACGTCGGTGTTGCGATGGGGATCCGCGGCACCGACGTCACCGAGCAGTCGTCCGACATCGTCTTGCTCGACGACAACTTCGCGACGATCCTGTGCGCGGTGAAAGGAGGACGGCGAATCTTCGACAACGTCCGTAAGTTCGTCAACTTCCTGCTGTGCTGGAACGCCGGCGAGGTGCTGCTGGTGTTTTCCGGGTCGATGCTCGGCCTAGGGCTCGTGATCACGTCGGTGTAGATCCTCTGGATCAACGTCGTGACCGACGGACTCCCAGCCCTGTCGATGGGCGTCGACCCGGCGACGGACGACGTTATGGAACGCGATCCGCGGCCGCCGGACGAAGGCGTGATCACGGATCGAATTATGGTCTCGATACTCGGCGTCGGCGTCCTCATCGCGCTGACGACCCTGCCGCTGTACTACCTCCACCGCGCCGATACCGATCTCGCCCGGACAGTGGTGTTTACCTCCCTCGTCGTCTTCGAGATCGCAGGTATCCAAGCGGTACGATGGCGATACGGCCACGGCCCGTTCTCCAACCGGCGGCTCGTGATCGGAGTGACCATCACGCTCGCACTCAAGTTCGTCCTACTTTACACGCCGGTGGGCGTTTTGTTCGATGTCGTTCCGCTCACGCTGGTTCACTGGGTCCAGATCGGGGTCGCGTTGCTCGCGTTCGGCGTGTAATTAGCTCTCTTCGAGCGCGTCCTCGATCGAAACTACGATCGATACTGAACCGGTCGCCGACCGCAGGCTACAGCCAGCTCGCTTCCCGGTCCGATCGTAACCCGCACCTGAACGCTGACTTATCAACTACTCACTACATAGAGGAACGAACTTTGTCGTCCACCGCCTACATCGACCATGACCCGAGTACTGGTTCCGGTCGACGGATCATCTCACTCCGAAACTGCACTGGAGGAATCCATCGAGTTGTTCCCCGACGCCGAGATCGTCGTCTTGCACGTGGTACAGGTCACTCGGATCCCGTCGGATCCCGATGTGTCGCCGTACGAATTCGCGAAAGCGGAGGGAGAAGATATCCTCGAGGACGC
This is a stretch of genomic DNA from Natronosalvus rutilus. It encodes these proteins:
- a CDS encoding pyridoxamine 5'-phosphate oxidase family protein, whose product is MEVGNVPRVGMTVDELDTYGIERMDDEAIERFLSIRNVGILGLSTPGAPYLLPMSFGYDGGASLYFSFLVEGQSRKAELADRSDVCSFLVYNAETMFHWRSVFLEGTIRRLSEEESSDLSATQLPAWQPELIQTASEQGETGFYEFEIDERTGISHAHSTARVL